The following are encoded in a window of Fluviibacter phosphoraccumulans genomic DNA:
- a CDS encoding uroporphyrinogen-III C-methyltransferase — protein MTHDHDTEHLNAEPKPSPKKRAPGSRRWMVVVLVLAVLGVAGQQVWTLRLWEGLNREASAVVSVESRIAALESALADQEQVRQEIASMRQSLQQERQLLQLDRLEERLDAGWQLWLATGDSKTLVNALKAGQLALSNAPTASAQALRLAMGRDLVEINAQHLTDLRETVEQLDGIIASVDKLPLVQDRRIQPSETEVPAAPVVPPAETLMDKARVLLSGLADELWQSIRGMVRVQRLDRAETALIAPEQRVFLQQGLRLLLLDARHALIQRNTATYQQTLSQARAWIEKYCDTSNALVNTDLTALQRLSGLNIDPSVVSLEATRQALIAARAALMGEEPVAVTASTPSSETESKSVDAGKTKGAAE, from the coding sequence ATGACTCATGATCACGACACTGAACATCTGAACGCTGAACCGAAACCTTCACCCAAGAAGCGTGCACCAGGCAGTCGCCGCTGGATGGTGGTCGTTCTGGTGTTGGCGGTGCTTGGCGTAGCGGGTCAGCAAGTGTGGACACTGCGGCTCTGGGAAGGGCTGAATAGAGAAGCGTCCGCAGTGGTTTCGGTGGAATCCCGGATTGCGGCGTTGGAATCAGCGCTGGCTGATCAAGAACAGGTCCGGCAGGAAATCGCGTCGATGCGCCAGTCGCTGCAACAGGAACGGCAACTGCTTCAGTTAGATCGCCTTGAGGAGCGGCTCGATGCAGGCTGGCAGCTCTGGCTTGCTACGGGCGACAGCAAGACGCTGGTCAACGCGCTCAAAGCAGGGCAGCTGGCTTTGTCGAATGCGCCAACGGCAAGTGCACAGGCATTGCGTTTAGCCATGGGGCGCGATCTCGTTGAAATTAATGCGCAACATCTGACCGATCTTCGTGAAACGGTCGAGCAATTGGATGGCATCATTGCCAGCGTCGATAAGCTACCGCTGGTTCAGGATCGACGTATACAGCCTTCAGAAACTGAAGTGCCGGCCGCGCCAGTGGTGCCGCCAGCTGAAACACTCATGGATAAGGCACGCGTGCTCTTATCTGGCCTGGCCGATGAACTCTGGCAATCTATTCGCGGCATGGTGCGTGTCCAGCGATTGGATCGTGCCGAGACCGCGCTCATCGCGCCGGAGCAGCGTGTCTTCCTGCAGCAGGGACTCCGCCTCTTATTGCTCGATGCGCGTCACGCGCTGATCCAGCGTAATACGGCGACCTATCAGCAGACGTTGAGCCAGGCGCGCGCCTGGATCGAAAAATATTGTGATACCAGCAATGCCTTGGTCAATACCGATTTGACTGCGCTGCAGCGTCTGTCGGGTCTTAATATTGACCCATCGGTTGTTAGCCTAGAAGCCACACGACAGGCGCTGATCGCAGCACGGGCCGCACTGATGGGTGAAGAGCCGGTAGCCGTGACCGCATCGACGCCATCGTCGGAAACAGAGTCAAAGTCCGTTGACGCAGGCAAGACCAAGGGAGCCGCCGAATGA
- the hemC gene encoding hydroxymethylbilane synthase: MSEPLVIASRESRLAMWQAEHVQRRLQAQHPSREVQILGMTTRGDQILDRPLAAIGGKGLFIKELEVAMAEGRADLAVHSMKDVPMDMPEGFVLAAISEREDPRDALVSPKYDSLSALPHGAIVGTSSLRREAQLRARFPHLVIKPLRGNLDTRLRKLDDGEFDAIILAAAGLMRLGLAERIRARIDPAEMLPAPGQGALGIEICDGQPDMQRIADALADESTAACVKAERAFSRRLGGSCHLPIAGFAVSEAHQQFWLRGLVASVDGTQIVSGECRGHWADAETLGVALAETLLAQGADALIRQINAG, from the coding sequence ATGTCCGAACCTTTAGTTATTGCCTCTAGAGAGTCTCGCCTGGCCATGTGGCAGGCTGAGCATGTGCAACGCCGTTTGCAGGCGCAGCACCCATCGCGTGAGGTGCAGATTCTGGGCATGACCACCCGTGGTGACCAGATTCTGGATCGTCCGCTGGCCGCTATTGGCGGTAAAGGACTTTTTATCAAGGAACTGGAAGTAGCGATGGCCGAGGGTCGAGCCGATCTGGCCGTCCATTCGATGAAAGATGTCCCGATGGATATGCCGGAAGGCTTTGTGCTGGCGGCGATCAGTGAACGGGAAGACCCGCGAGATGCGCTGGTGAGTCCCAAATACGATTCACTGTCAGCGTTACCGCATGGCGCTATCGTCGGTACATCGAGTCTGCGTCGTGAAGCACAGTTACGGGCGCGTTTTCCGCATCTGGTGATCAAACCGCTGCGTGGCAATCTGGATACCCGTCTGCGCAAACTGGATGACGGTGAGTTTGACGCCATTATTCTGGCGGCTGCTGGCCTGATGCGTCTGGGCTTGGCAGAGCGGATCCGTGCCCGGATTGATCCGGCCGAGATGCTGCCAGCACCGGGGCAGGGTGCGCTCGGTATCGAAATTTGTGACGGCCAGCCCGACATGCAGCGTATTGCTGATGCGCTGGCGGATGAATCGACTGCGGCCTGTGTAAAGGCGGAACGTGCTTTCTCCCGTCGTCTGGGGGGCAGTTGTCATTTGCCGATTGCCGGATTTGCCGTCAGTGAAGCCCATCAACAATTCTGGCTCCGTGGACTGGTGGCTTCCGTCGATGGTACGCAGATCGTATCGGGCGAGTGCCGGGGTCACTGGGCCGATGCCGAAACGCTGGGCGTTGCGCTTGCCGAAACTTTACTGGCACAAGGGGCAGATGCCCTGATTCGCCAGATCAACGCCGGGTAA
- the pagP gene encoding lipid IV(A) palmitoyltransferase PagP, with product MNPSRLLSSLLAALSLTFAATAIADDTPTTSAAATPETPQSVVVVGTPNADAAQPAESKSWYGNAWDTAGHHLSDIWHKGDIELYVPFWSYHLPFAYSAEKRASYTEYPAGGGIGKGRYNENGNWEGIYAMEFQDSHGKPMYMGGYGWIPTWRPINDQFKIGAGVTAFMFMRSDIGNYAPIPGILPAATIGYGPLDVQVAYIPGGQGNGNVLFWWAKFAFR from the coding sequence ATGAATCCTTCCCGATTGCTCTCTTCTTTGTTGGCAGCGCTATCGCTGACCTTTGCAGCCACGGCCATCGCAGATGACACGCCGACAACAAGCGCAGCCGCGACGCCGGAAACACCGCAAAGCGTGGTGGTAGTTGGCACCCCGAATGCTGATGCAGCCCAACCAGCCGAGAGCAAATCCTGGTATGGCAATGCCTGGGATACTGCCGGCCACCATCTCTCTGATATCTGGCACAAGGGTGACATCGAACTTTACGTCCCCTTCTGGAGCTATCACCTACCGTTTGCCTACAGTGCTGAGAAGCGTGCGTCTTATACCGAGTACCCCGCTGGCGGCGGTATCGGTAAGGGCCGTTACAACGAAAATGGCAACTGGGAAGGCATTTACGCCATGGAGTTCCAGGACTCGCACGGCAAGCCGATGTACATGGGTGGTTACGGCTGGATACCGACCTGGCGCCCGATCAATGACCAATTTAAAATCGGCGCGGGCGTAACGGCCTTCATGTTCATGCGTTCTGATATTGGCAACTATGCGCCTATCCCGGGTATTTTGCCTGCCGCAACGATCGGTTATGGCCCGCTGGATGTGCAGGTTGCCTATATCCCGGGCGGCCAAGGCAACGGCAATGTGCTCTTCTGGTGGGCCAAGTTTGCCTTCCGTTAA
- the argH gene encoding argininosuccinate lyase — protein sequence MSANEKNTAATPYTWAGRFDEPMSELVKRYTASVDFDQRLWQQDIRGSLAHARMLAKQNIINAQDLADIERGMAQILSEIESGAFTWSLDLEDVHLNIEHRLTSLVGDAGKRLHTGRSRNDQVATDIRLWLRDAIDTLIALFKRLQLALVTLAEQHAATPMPGFTHLQVAQPVTFGHHLMAYVEMLARDAERLTDLRRRVNRLPLGSAALAGTTYPIDRHFVAEQLGFEAVCENSLDAVSDRDFAIEFCAAASLAMIHLSRFSEELVLWMTPRFGFVMLADRFCTGSSIMPQKKNPDVPELARGKTGRVIGDLNTLLVLMKGQPLAYNKDNQEDKEPLFDAADTLTDTLRIFVDLVPGITVRPEPMASALLQGFATATDLADYLVRKGLPFRAAHEAVGLAVKAAEQKGVDLADLTLTELQAFSPLIEADVVHALTIEGSLAARNHIGGTAPAQVKAAIERARKRLA from the coding sequence ATGTCAGCCAACGAAAAGAACACCGCCGCAACCCCTTACACTTGGGCGGGCCGCTTTGACGAACCCATGTCGGAGCTCGTCAAGCGATATACCGCTTCCGTTGATTTTGACCAACGCCTCTGGCAGCAGGACATTCGTGGCTCGCTGGCCCATGCGCGCATGCTGGCCAAACAGAACATCATCAACGCCCAGGATCTTGCCGATATCGAACGTGGCATGGCGCAGATTCTGAGCGAAATCGAAAGCGGCGCCTTCACCTGGTCGCTGGATCTGGAAGATGTACACCTCAATATTGAGCACCGCCTGACCAGCCTGGTTGGCGATGCGGGCAAACGCCTGCACACCGGACGTTCACGCAACGACCAGGTTGCCACGGATATCCGGCTCTGGCTGCGTGATGCCATCGACACCCTGATTGCGCTGTTCAAACGCCTGCAATTGGCCCTAGTCACTCTGGCTGAGCAACACGCCGCCACACCGATGCCGGGCTTTACACACCTGCAAGTGGCACAACCAGTGACCTTCGGTCATCACCTGATGGCCTATGTGGAAATGCTGGCACGCGATGCCGAACGCCTGACCGATCTGCGCCGTCGGGTGAATCGCCTGCCGCTGGGCAGCGCTGCGCTGGCTGGCACCACCTACCCGATTGACCGTCATTTCGTCGCCGAGCAACTTGGGTTTGAAGCGGTCTGCGAAAATTCACTGGATGCGGTGTCTGATCGAGACTTCGCCATCGAATTCTGTGCCGCAGCGTCGCTGGCCATGATTCACCTGTCGCGCTTTTCAGAAGAGCTCGTCCTGTGGATGACGCCGCGCTTCGGCTTCGTCATGCTGGCTGATCGCTTCTGCACGGGCTCATCGATTATGCCGCAGAAGAAAAACCCGGATGTGCCAGAACTGGCACGCGGCAAAACCGGCCGTGTCATCGGCGATCTGAATACACTACTGGTTCTGATGAAGGGCCAGCCACTGGCCTACAACAAAGACAATCAGGAAGATAAAGAACCCCTGTTTGATGCCGCCGATACGCTGACTGACACACTCCGTATTTTTGTTGATCTGGTGCCAGGCATCACCGTACGCCCAGAACCGATGGCCAGTGCACTATTGCAAGGCTTTGCCACGGCGACCGACCTGGCCGACTATCTGGTGCGCAAGGGCTTGCCTTTCCGTGCAGCACACGAAGCCGTTGGATTAGCCGTGAAAGCTGCCGAACAGAAAGGGGTGGATCTGGCCGATCTGACACTGACGGAACTACAGGCGTTCTCACCGCTGATCGAAGCGGATGTCGTGCATGCATTAACGATTGAAGGCTCGCTGGCGGCCCGCAACCACATCGGTGGTACGGCACCTGCTCAGGTGAAAGCAGCCATTGAGCGCGCTCGAAAGCGCCTCGCCTGA
- a CDS encoding heme biosynthesis HemY N-terminal domain-containing protein, whose product MKKWLIWGLALGTLAVVVADLMHRNDGYAVIVLSSWRMEMSLNFLVLAVLATLIVGALLLKLLQGTLRLPGRIARYRVLRRQRKGEQAFLSSLRLLLEGHYEASIKSAERARKLGFATGYADLLAARAAQGLDDQDRAAVWLGRVDADDRTLVAARLEQEAEMLVARRQYEPGLQVLNLAQQATKPPRSTASLRTELRALLGTERWEDVLLQVRSLRPRDGLSQSFLASCRRQAHLGNLRHYRSDQQRFSMYLVQIPPRECDPDLLDAADAMLSRMVADEWTSKARAFIDTHKASH is encoded by the coding sequence ATGAAAAAATGGCTGATCTGGGGGCTGGCACTCGGTACGCTTGCAGTGGTGGTTGCTGACCTGATGCATCGTAATGATGGCTATGCCGTAATTGTGCTGTCGTCTTGGCGCATGGAGATGTCGCTGAATTTTCTCGTGCTGGCGGTACTGGCAACCCTGATCGTTGGCGCATTATTGCTCAAGCTGTTGCAAGGGACCTTGCGTTTGCCGGGCCGTATTGCGCGATACCGCGTATTGCGCCGACAGCGTAAGGGCGAGCAGGCATTCTTGTCTTCACTTCGCCTTTTGTTGGAAGGGCACTATGAGGCGTCCATCAAATCCGCAGAGCGTGCACGCAAGTTAGGTTTCGCCACGGGATACGCTGATCTATTGGCCGCACGGGCCGCACAGGGGCTGGATGATCAGGATCGTGCGGCCGTCTGGCTTGGGCGTGTGGATGCGGATGACCGCACGTTAGTTGCGGCACGTCTGGAGCAAGAGGCCGAGATGCTGGTTGCTCGTCGCCAGTATGAACCGGGGTTGCAGGTGTTAAATTTGGCACAGCAAGCAACCAAGCCGCCTCGAAGCACGGCCAGTCTGCGCACTGAACTGCGGGCGTTGCTCGGTACCGAACGCTGGGAAGATGTGCTGCTACAGGTTCGTTCTTTACGCCCGCGTGATGGTTTGTCACAGAGCTTTCTGGCCAGCTGTCGCCGTCAGGCGCATCTGGGCAACCTGCGCCACTATCGGAGTGATCAGCAACGGTTCTCCATGTATCTGGTTCAGATTCCGCCGCGTGAATGTGATCCGGACCTGTTGGATGCCGCCGATGCCATGTTGAGTCGTATGGTGGCCGACGAATGGACATCCAAAGCGCGGGCATTCATCGATACGCACAAGGCGTCGCATTAA
- a CDS encoding ArsR/SmtB family transcription factor: MALKKTKPDDVAALKPRASANAAVLDLDWMRSQAAQVVSLLKVIGNPDRLLLLCQMLQGEYSVGELEALLDIQQPTLSQQLGVLRNEGLVTTRRDGKYIYYQVSHPHVQVILETLHRLYCATPAVSKAKASSGKGGNL, translated from the coding sequence ATGGCACTGAAAAAAACAAAACCGGATGATGTGGCTGCGCTAAAACCGCGAGCTTCGGCCAATGCGGCGGTATTGGATCTGGACTGGATGCGCAGTCAGGCCGCTCAGGTTGTTTCTCTGCTCAAGGTGATTGGTAACCCGGATCGGCTGTTACTCCTTTGTCAGATGCTGCAAGGAGAGTATTCGGTGGGGGAGCTCGAAGCCTTGCTGGATATTCAACAGCCCACGCTTTCCCAGCAGTTGGGAGTTTTACGTAATGAAGGCTTGGTCACCACGCGACGTGACGGTAAATACATTTATTACCAGGTGTCACATCCACATGTGCAAGTCATTCTTGAAACCCTGCACCGACTGTATTGTGCAACGCCAGCCGTGAGCAAAGCCAAGGCGAGCTCTGGTAAAGGAGGTAACCTATGA
- the grxD gene encoding Grx4 family monothiol glutaredoxin, producing the protein MNDNNNPVLALIDEQVKGHPVVLYMKGTPQFPQCGFSQRACKLLRECGVTSFYSVNVLENPEVREGVKVYANWPTIPQLYVNGEFIGGSDIMMEMYQAGELQALLESVQN; encoded by the coding sequence ATGAACGACAACAATAATCCCGTCCTGGCCCTCATTGACGAGCAGGTCAAAGGCCATCCGGTCGTCCTGTACATGAAGGGTACGCCCCAGTTTCCGCAGTGTGGCTTTTCGCAGCGTGCCTGCAAGTTATTGCGTGAGTGTGGCGTGACCAGTTTTTACAGCGTGAACGTGCTGGAAAATCCTGAGGTGCGTGAAGGGGTTAAAGTTTATGCCAACTGGCCAACGATTCCGCAGCTGTATGTCAACGGCGAATTCATTGGTGGCAGCGACATCATGATGGAAATGTACCAGGCAGGTGAACTGCAAGCCTTGCTGGAAAGCGTGCAGAACTAA
- a CDS encoding uroporphyrinogen-III synthase: MPQPLTGPLVGQHILVTRPAGQAASLIAGIEQLGGRATHIPFLAINPVADLRALEAIRRRLTSYQACLFISANAVQSAWPTLTAQQPWPEPLTAAVVGPGTAQVLRGLGVSRVVLPEARYDSEGLLALPFFAPDQCQGRAFALIRGEGGRDLIARTLQERGAQVDEASAYERSLHPDAIHSVQQLVCQDMPSAMLVTSSESLQRLLIAAPADLVRAIQQLPVIAPHERIAQAARASGFAQAFVSAGGDEGILKFMQTYNGSSFTDAPGMDVL; the protein is encoded by the coding sequence ATGCCGCAGCCGCTGACCGGTCCTCTAGTCGGGCAGCATATTCTGGTCACGCGACCGGCAGGGCAGGCTGCAAGCCTGATCGCCGGTATTGAGCAATTGGGTGGGCGTGCAACCCATATCCCGTTCCTAGCGATCAATCCGGTTGCTGATTTGCGTGCTCTTGAGGCGATTCGTCGTCGCTTAACAAGCTATCAGGCGTGCCTATTTATTAGTGCCAATGCGGTGCAATCGGCGTGGCCGACTTTGACGGCGCAGCAGCCTTGGCCAGAGCCGCTTACGGCGGCGGTGGTTGGGCCTGGCACCGCGCAGGTGCTACGCGGATTGGGGGTGTCGCGTGTCGTTTTGCCTGAAGCACGGTACGACAGTGAAGGTCTGCTTGCACTGCCATTTTTCGCGCCGGATCAATGTCAAGGACGCGCCTTTGCCCTGATTCGCGGTGAGGGTGGCCGTGATCTTATCGCTCGGACCTTGCAAGAACGTGGGGCACAGGTTGATGAAGCCAGTGCCTACGAACGTTCGTTGCATCCGGATGCCATCCACAGCGTGCAGCAATTGGTTTGTCAGGATATGCCCTCTGCCATGCTGGTGACGAGTAGTGAATCGCTACAACGCTTGCTGATCGCCGCACCCGCAGACCTGGTGCGTGCCATACAGCAGCTGCCCGTCATCGCCCCGCACGAGCGGATTGCCCAGGCTGCCCGTGCATCAGGCTTTGCGCAGGCCTTTGTCAGTGCCGGTGGCGATGAGGGTATTTTGAAATTTATGCAAACGTATAATGGTTCATCATTTACCGATGCGCCTGGAATGGACGTCTTATGA
- the purD gene encoding phosphoribosylamine--glycine ligase, with the protein MKILVVGSGGREHALAWKLAQSAGVQKVYVAPGNAGTAREAALENLPITDIQALADFAEHNKIHLTVVGPEAPLAAGIVDVFRARGLKIFGPTQAAAQLESSKDFAKRFMARHQIPTAGFETFTDAGAAHAYIDRQGAPIVIKADGLAAGKGVVVAMDLAEAHAAIDDMLSGNKLGSAGARVVIEDFLDGEEASFIVLVDGKNVLPMASSQDHKRIGNGDTGPNTGGMGAYSPAPVVTPEVHAKVMREIILPTVRGMEADGVPFTGFLYAGLMIGKDGSVKTLEFNARMGDPETQPIMMRLKSDAVKMFEHAIAGTLDKTEAEWDRRVALGIVLAAANYPDTPRKGDVIHGLPAGNAAGDDAHVFHAGTSDVNGDVVTNGGRVLCVTALGENVAQAQKRAYEAAASIQFDGMQYRTDIGYRAINR; encoded by the coding sequence ATGAAAATTCTCGTTGTTGGCTCTGGTGGTCGTGAACACGCTCTCGCCTGGAAACTGGCCCAATCGGCTGGCGTACAAAAAGTCTACGTTGCACCGGGCAATGCCGGTACAGCACGTGAAGCCGCCCTCGAAAACCTACCGATTACCGACATCCAGGCGCTGGCTGATTTTGCCGAGCACAATAAAATTCATCTGACCGTCGTTGGGCCAGAAGCGCCACTCGCGGCAGGCATTGTCGACGTATTCCGTGCGCGTGGCCTGAAGATTTTTGGCCCCACACAAGCTGCTGCACAACTGGAAAGTTCGAAAGACTTTGCCAAGCGGTTCATGGCGCGTCACCAGATTCCGACGGCCGGTTTTGAAACGTTCACTGACGCCGGCGCCGCGCACGCTTACATTGATCGTCAAGGCGCGCCAATCGTCATTAAAGCGGATGGCCTGGCTGCCGGCAAAGGCGTTGTCGTTGCCATGGATTTGGCCGAAGCGCACGCGGCTATCGACGACATGCTCTCGGGCAACAAGCTCGGTAGTGCTGGCGCACGTGTGGTGATTGAAGATTTTCTTGATGGCGAAGAAGCCAGCTTTATTGTGTTGGTCGATGGCAAAAATGTGCTGCCGATGGCCTCCAGCCAGGACCACAAGCGCATTGGCAATGGGGATACTGGTCCGAACACCGGCGGCATGGGCGCCTACTCGCCTGCCCCGGTGGTGACACCGGAAGTACACGCCAAGGTTATGCGCGAAATCATTCTGCCGACGGTACGCGGCATGGAAGCCGACGGCGTGCCGTTTACCGGTTTTCTGTACGCCGGTCTGATGATCGGCAAAGATGGCTCGGTAAAAACACTCGAGTTCAACGCCCGCATGGGTGATCCGGAAACCCAGCCGATCATGATGCGTCTGAAATCCGATGCCGTCAAAATGTTCGAGCATGCCATCGCCGGCACGCTGGATAAAACCGAAGCCGAATGGGATCGTCGCGTGGCGCTCGGTATCGTGCTGGCTGCGGCAAACTATCCGGACACGCCACGCAAGGGTGATGTCATTCACGGCTTGCCCGCAGGCAACGCCGCTGGTGACGATGCGCACGTATTCCATGCTGGCACCAGCGATGTTAATGGCGATGTCGTTACAAATGGTGGGCGCGTCTTATGCGTGACTGCCCTCGGTGAAAATGTAGCGCAAGCGCAAAAGCGTGCCTATGAAGCAGCGGCCAGCATCCAGTTTGATGGCATGCAGTACCGCACAGATATTGGCTATCGCGCTATCAACCGCTGA
- a CDS encoding DUF6691 family protein, whose amino-acid sequence MNRGWQWITAGLAGLLLGLGLILSGMANPAKVVGFLDVAGPWDPSLGLVMGGGLVAGSIGFALLKKQPTTLLGEPLNLPTSRKIDLRLIMGSVLFGIGWGITGICPGPGLVLLGAGIPEGVIYIASLLVGMTLYSVIEKLRHNP is encoded by the coding sequence ATGAATCGTGGATGGCAATGGATCACAGCGGGCCTGGCGGGTTTACTACTCGGGCTGGGTCTGATTCTGTCTGGTATGGCGAATCCGGCGAAGGTCGTCGGTTTTCTGGATGTGGCTGGTCCGTGGGATCCCTCTCTGGGGTTGGTGATGGGGGGCGGCTTGGTCGCCGGTAGTATTGGTTTTGCGCTCCTGAAAAAGCAGCCCACGACATTGCTCGGAGAACCGCTCAACCTGCCGACGAGTCGCAAGATCGATCTGCGCCTCATCATGGGGTCCGTGCTTTTTGGTATCGGTTGGGGCATTACCGGTATTTGCCCGGGGCCCGGTCTGGTGCTGCTGGGCGCTGGCATTCCCGAAGGCGTCATTTACATCGCTAGCTTGCTGGTGGGCATGACGCTCTATAGCGTGATTGAGAAACTGCGCCACAACCCTTGA
- a CDS encoding YeeE/YedE family protein has protein sequence MTIDWQAFSWVAAISALLGGFMIGLAAVWLAWSNGRIAGISGIVGHLVELLVQQKREHFGWRIAFLVGLIGAPLVWMAFATLPETIQQSGTLGLVVGGLLVGLGTRYANGCTSGHGICGLSRFSLRSLTAVCSFMGSAMVTVYVLRHLLGVQG, from the coding sequence ATGACGATTGATTGGCAAGCGTTTAGCTGGGTCGCAGCGATATCCGCATTGCTGGGTGGATTCATGATCGGATTGGCCGCTGTCTGGCTGGCGTGGTCGAATGGCCGGATCGCAGGCATTAGTGGCATTGTGGGTCATTTGGTTGAACTCCTGGTGCAACAGAAGCGTGAGCACTTTGGCTGGCGCATCGCCTTTTTGGTCGGGCTGATCGGCGCGCCCCTGGTGTGGATGGCTTTTGCCACGCTGCCGGAGACCATTCAGCAAAGCGGCACACTCGGTTTGGTCGTGGGCGGCCTACTGGTCGGTTTGGGGACGCGGTACGCCAATGGATGTACGAGCGGCCATGGCATCTGCGGGCTATCCCGGTTTTCTTTAAGATCATTAACAGCCGTTTGTAGCTTTATGGGGTCGGCTATGGTGACGGTGTACGTGCTGCGTCATCTATTGGGAGTTCAAGGATGA
- the hemF gene encoding oxygen-dependent coproporphyrinogen oxidase, translating into MSVLTGTERSIAVQTYLQGLQSRIVNALSTLDGQAFRSDSWTRPAGGGGTSCLIEEGHLIERGGVNFSHVMGEQLPPSASAHRAELAGRPYEAMGVSLVIHPRNPYCPTAHMNVRYFVAHPPKDQPELAPVFWFGGGMDLTPYYGFREDAVHFHQTCRNALATHGEDYYPRFKKWCDQYFFLKHRNEARGVGGIFFDDLNEPGFDASFTLTRSVGDAFVAAYAPLLERRRDMPWGERERDFQAYRRGRYVEFNLVYDRGTLFGLQSGGRTESILMSMPPIVKWRYDWQPEAGSPEAALYTDFLPHQDWLA; encoded by the coding sequence ATGAGCGTGCTGACCGGCACTGAACGCTCTATAGCCGTTCAAACCTATCTGCAAGGACTGCAGTCCCGTATCGTCAACGCGCTATCCACCTTGGATGGCCAAGCTTTTCGTAGCGATAGCTGGACACGGCCTGCGGGTGGCGGTGGCACCTCTTGCTTAATCGAGGAAGGCCACCTCATTGAACGGGGTGGCGTTAATTTTTCACACGTCATGGGTGAGCAACTACCGCCATCGGCCTCGGCGCATCGTGCCGAACTGGCGGGCAGGCCCTACGAAGCAATGGGCGTGTCGCTGGTCATACACCCGCGCAACCCTTATTGCCCGACCGCGCATATGAATGTGCGCTACTTTGTGGCGCATCCGCCCAAAGACCAGCCCGAACTGGCGCCCGTCTTTTGGTTTGGCGGTGGCATGGATCTCACGCCTTACTATGGCTTTCGCGAAGATGCCGTGCATTTTCATCAGACCTGCCGGAACGCCTTGGCAACCCACGGTGAAGACTATTACCCACGCTTTAAAAAGTGGTGCGATCAGTACTTCTTTCTCAAGCACCGCAACGAAGCACGCGGCGTTGGCGGCATTTTTTTCGATGATCTCAACGAACCCGGTTTCGACGCGAGCTTTACACTGACGCGTTCGGTCGGCGATGCGTTCGTCGCGGCTTATGCACCGCTACTGGAACGTCGACGCGACATGCCCTGGGGTGAACGCGAGCGCGATTTTCAGGCCTATCGTCGTGGCCGCTACGTAGAGTTCAACTTGGTCTATGACCGCGGCACGCTGTTCGGTCTGCAATCGGGCGGCCGTACTGAATCGATTCTGATGTCGATGCCACCCATCGTAAAGTGGCGCTATGACTGGCAGCCGGAAGCAGGCTCACCGGAAGCCGCGCTCTATACCGATTTTCTGCCGCATCAGGATTGGCTAGCCTAA